One Sulfurimonas sp. C5 genomic region harbors:
- the ribE gene encoding riboflavin synthase: protein MFTGLIREVATVKSFVGSKLCIRSSHKAKLGDSIAINGACLTVIETSHDGFCVELSPESQKLLAIENYKNEVHIEPAMAMGDRFEGHIVQGHVDTIGEITDIKDNGNSFDVFVKLDKKFIPYIVPKGSITIDGVSLTINEVFNDSFRLTIIPHTMKETLFKNYKKGSRVNIETDMFARYIAHILKHQTSQDSLTWDQVDSITSLY, encoded by the coding sequence ATGTTCACAGGCCTAATCAGAGAAGTTGCAACTGTTAAAAGTTTTGTAGGAAGTAAACTCTGCATCCGCTCATCGCATAAAGCAAAACTTGGCGACAGTATTGCGATCAACGGTGCATGTTTAACCGTAATTGAAACTTCTCATGACGGCTTTTGTGTCGAACTCTCACCAGAGAGCCAAAAACTTCTAGCAATCGAGAACTACAAAAACGAAGTACATATCGAACCTGCAATGGCGATGGGTGATCGTTTTGAAGGGCACATTGTTCAAGGGCATGTCGATACAATCGGTGAAATAACAGATATCAAAGACAACGGCAACTCATTCGATGTTTTTGTAAAACTGGACAAAAAATTTATCCCTTATATCGTACCAAAAGGCTCAATCACAATTGACGGTGTAAGCCTGACAATCAATGAAGTTTTCAATGACAGCTTCCGCCTTACGATCATTCCCCACACAATGAAAGAAACACTCTTTAAAAACTACAAAAAAGGCTCACGTGTAAATATAGAAACAGATATGTTTGCACGCTACATCGCACATATTCTCAAACATCAAACATCTCAAGATTCCCTTACTTGGGACCAAGTTGATTCGATTACATCTCTATATTAA
- the recQ gene encoding DNA helicase RecQ produces the protein MKQKVLKEFFGHNSFRELQEEGVDAILEGRDLLMILPTGGGKSLVYQLPTMMMSGVTIVISPLIALMQDQVASLQAQGISAAMLSSAQNFDEIEETIRALYANKLKFLYLSPERLNNPHTLEILRNIEINFFVIDEAHCISQWGHEFRDDYRSLGQLKYNFPDKVIAAFTATSTHHVTEDILRELQLQNPLLLKGKIFRKNLFISVERRISNGQAQLKNFLLNHKEEAGIIYVSSRKKAEDLSSYLNQAGYKTLPYHAGLPQHIREHNFKLFVNDRVNIMVATIAFGMGIDKADIRFVVHMSLPKSLENYYQEIGRAGRDGENSEVLLLFNAGDIMQHKRYLDEIADPIYKEHLAEKINTIYKYATSELCFHQQLASYFNDAIEECGERCENCLSDDESRDITKEAQMLLSCIYKTDQTFGKNYIIDVLRGSTDQKLLANKADKLSVYGIGSHLGKKEWFVIVERLIELQIITLGEFQALKLTQEAANILRSQQSVSIKASRLNSLEKHRAKQQEGEFDYDRSLFERLREKRKELAEELEVPAYIIFSDKTLKHLANEMPTSKEEMLEVNGVGIKKYQQYGEEFLNIINS, from the coding sequence ATGAAACAAAAAGTTTTAAAAGAGTTCTTTGGGCATAACAGCTTTAGAGAACTTCAAGAAGAAGGTGTTGATGCGATCTTGGAAGGTCGTGACCTTTTAATGATTCTACCGACCGGTGGTGGAAAAAGTTTAGTCTATCAACTCCCTACAATGATGATGTCAGGAGTTACAATTGTTATTTCTCCGCTTATTGCCCTTATGCAGGATCAAGTAGCTTCTCTGCAAGCACAAGGGATCTCTGCTGCAATGCTTTCATCAGCTCAGAACTTTGATGAGATTGAGGAGACAATAAGAGCTTTATACGCCAACAAACTCAAGTTTTTATATCTCTCACCTGAGAGACTGAATAATCCTCATACACTAGAGATACTTCGTAACATTGAGATCAATTTTTTTGTAATCGATGAAGCACACTGTATCTCTCAATGGGGACATGAATTTCGCGATGATTACCGTTCTTTAGGGCAATTAAAATATAACTTTCCAGATAAAGTAATTGCAGCATTTACAGCTACTTCAACGCATCATGTAACAGAAGATATTCTAAGAGAATTGCAACTACAAAATCCTCTGCTTCTTAAAGGAAAAATATTTCGTAAAAATCTTTTTATCTCTGTAGAGAGACGAATATCAAACGGTCAGGCACAACTCAAAAATTTTCTATTAAATCATAAAGAAGAAGCCGGAATCATCTATGTAAGTTCAAGAAAAAAAGCGGAAGATCTCAGCTCTTATTTGAATCAGGCAGGATATAAAACACTTCCCTATCATGCAGGGCTACCTCAGCATATTCGTGAACACAATTTCAAACTTTTTGTAAATGATCGCGTAAACATTATGGTCGCTACAATTGCTTTTGGTATGGGTATTGATAAGGCTGACATCCGTTTTGTAGTGCATATGAGCCTGCCGAAATCTCTAGAAAACTATTACCAAGAGATAGGGCGTGCGGGACGTGACGGAGAAAATTCAGAAGTATTACTACTTTTTAATGCGGGCGATATTATGCAGCATAAACGCTATCTTGATGAGATTGCCGATCCAATTTACAAAGAACACTTGGCAGAAAAGATCAATACTATCTATAAATATGCGACAAGCGAGCTTTGTTTTCATCAGCAGTTGGCTTCTTACTTTAATGATGCGATCGAAGAGTGTGGTGAAAGATGTGAAAACTGTTTAAGCGATGATGAGAGCAGAGATATTACAAAAGAAGCACAAATGCTACTCAGCTGTATTTATAAAACTGATCAGACATTTGGGAAAAACTACATTATCGATGTACTTCGGGGTTCAACAGATCAAAAACTATTAGCCAATAAAGCAGATAAACTTTCAGTTTATGGAATTGGCAGTCATCTTGGCAAAAAAGAGTGGTTTGTCATTGTAGAGCGTCTCATAGAGTTGCAAATCATCACTTTAGGGGAGTTTCAAGCACTCAAACTCACTCAAGAAGCTGCAAATATTTTACGATCGCAACAAAGTGTTTCGATCAAAGCTTCACGTCTTAATAGTTTAGAAAAGCACAGAGCAAAACAACAAGAGGGTGAGTTCGATTATGACCGTTCTTTATTTGAAAGGCTTCGTGAAAAACGTAAAGAGCTGGCAGAGGAGCTTGAAGTACCTGCATATATAATTTTCAGCGACAAAACATTAAAACATCTTGCAAACGAGATGCCGACATCAAAAGAGGAGATGTTAGAGGTTAACGGTGTAGGAATTAAAAAATATCAACAATACGGTGAAGAGTTTTTAAACATTATCAACTCTTAA
- a CDS encoding tetratricopeptide repeat protein: MIQNAHNAYTAGDYETAFKLYTELAEQGNPDAQASLGYMYQMGQGCEQNNEKTFEFYTKAAEAKQPYGLFNLAILYANGLGGVEHDQFKAHELFMEAAIREVPQAQYEVALMLERGLGCVQNYSEAAFWYEEAAKRGNLEAFNNLGTLYKDGLGVNQDDARCFICFSRAAEGGLAQGLYNLGLLYDQGIGCEQDNDKALDLCRKAAYKGHERAKEIIRGLQEDGKIVF; this comes from the coding sequence ATGATACAAAACGCACATAATGCTTATACTGCCGGTGATTATGAAACGGCTTTTAAACTTTATACTGAACTTGCCGAACAAGGTAATCCTGATGCACAGGCATCTTTAGGATATATGTACCAAATGGGGCAAGGGTGTGAACAAAATAATGAAAAAACATTTGAGTTCTACACAAAAGCTGCAGAAGCGAAACAGCCATACGGACTTTTCAACCTTGCTATTTTATATGCAAACGGTTTAGGCGGTGTAGAACACGATCAGTTCAAAGCACATGAGCTTTTTATGGAGGCTGCAATCCGTGAAGTACCTCAAGCACAATACGAAGTAGCACTTATGCTTGAGCGCGGTCTTGGATGTGTACAAAACTATTCAGAGGCTGCATTTTGGTATGAAGAAGCTGCAAAACGCGGTAATCTTGAAGCATTTAACAACCTGGGGACTCTATATAAAGATGGTCTGGGTGTAAATCAAGACGATGCAAGATGTTTCATCTGTTTCTCACGCGCGGCTGAAGGCGGTCTGGCACAAGGTCTGTACAATCTAGGTCTGCTGTACGATCAAGGGATCGGTTGTGAACAAGACAACGACAAAGCGCTTGACCTTTGTAGAAAAGCTGCATACAAAGGGCATGAACGTGCAAAAGAGATCATCCGTGGTCTACAAGAAGACGGAAAGATAGTGTTCTAA